In one Salipiger abyssi genomic region, the following are encoded:
- a CDS encoding DEAD/DEAH box helicase, whose amino-acid sequence METIDELTTFLTDATVDGILGRLLYRGAAWSLMRENGVLPPNAPPLGATIETDLAEHGFALLRGAMALRAQAGTSDLTSKAFERSANAFEALVRNGDPESHDRGFRRTIATAAYHLAGFSAVAYSLFNETAGDLNTSPGETAIQHLILRDLGQLRGFVRDWLDNDDHNDEQIAEVLRGEEPDVDEALSTILNTTICRALAYFDFALETGETEPIETARALLDVAVSLADNAENVPLWWISNLCRHLIDDLWQHSLHENLPTEPPEGTEEKYPDLRRLFISSLYARKTSEVELWPSQREAARRSTDVTDDLVVALPTSAGKTRVAEIAALMTLSSARRVLIVTPLRALSAQTERSFRKTFAPLGFSVSSLYGASGLSAGDEDALRTREIIIATPEKLDFALRSDPSLIDDVGLIVLDEGHMIGPSEREIRYETLVQRLLRRTDAESRRIVCLSAILPSGEELDDLTAWIRSDEPGAPVLSDWRPTRQRFGTLTWRGQDALLRLDLNRNGPFIDKFVVQKPARGKEKLPYPRKTSHLTLFAAWEFAGQGKRTLIFSTQANWVEGFGKQVVDLCKRGYLGSLLEDEAPIARALEVGKEWLGEDHPAVASLKVGVAIHHGRLPSPFLRELETLLSEGVLKVIVASPTLSQGLNLNAAVMLVPYLVRRGEKIKGEEFANVAGRAGRAFVDVEGLIVHVMFDKIRWREREWRELVASAKARTLKSGLIQIVAEILERLAREGVLERDDAWEYLANAREAWRSPAEEAAVAERLAAGAEYDADGGEDEGGDDEGETIDEEPLSQIVERLDATVFGLIEALDADRADLPTLLDEALKGSLWARQIAREDEDIAPLHKKVFEARAELIWKSTTTDARRGHFAMGVGLEAGLAIDAMADELADLLDQADAAALSGDVDELVDALCGLGERLLFMRPFIPDKTNALPGNWKDILRRWVSGDDVANIGPQNMRAVEEAFTYRLVWALEAVRTRRMSLGWSPETVVGGAAAAVETGVPQFMMSMLIRAGLPSRRAAMAAIEDAEPAFVTPAEMRAWLESDEITAYTDAGDWPTPDTAALWARFRTEALSGGIQKWSVEHYKRLLDTATAPPAGLYRIVTDDGDGRTWMATPDYQRVAAFKKSALDPKPSLFSGRLPGNTRLVEALRVGRGKLRWPRANT is encoded by the coding sequence GGGCGCAATGGCGCTTCGTGCTCAGGCCGGCACCTCGGACCTGACCAGCAAGGCGTTCGAGCGCTCCGCCAATGCCTTCGAAGCTCTTGTTCGCAATGGTGATCCGGAATCGCATGATCGAGGCTTCCGCCGCACCATCGCTACCGCAGCCTATCATCTCGCCGGATTTTCAGCCGTTGCCTATTCGCTCTTCAACGAGACCGCGGGCGACCTCAACACCTCACCCGGCGAAACAGCGATCCAACATCTGATCCTGCGCGATCTCGGCCAATTGCGCGGCTTCGTTCGCGATTGGCTGGACAACGACGATCACAACGATGAGCAGATCGCGGAGGTTCTGCGGGGTGAAGAGCCCGATGTCGATGAAGCTCTGTCGACCATCCTCAACACGACGATCTGCCGGGCGCTGGCGTATTTTGATTTCGCGCTTGAGACGGGCGAAACCGAGCCGATCGAGACAGCAAGGGCATTGCTCGACGTCGCGGTCAGTCTTGCAGACAATGCGGAGAATGTCCCCCTGTGGTGGATCTCGAACCTATGTCGTCACCTTATCGATGACCTGTGGCAGCATTCCCTGCACGAAAATCTGCCGACCGAGCCACCGGAAGGAACGGAGGAAAAATACCCGGACCTGCGCAGGCTATTCATCTCATCGCTCTATGCTCGCAAAACTTCCGAGGTGGAGTTGTGGCCATCGCAGCGCGAAGCAGCCCGGCGCTCCACCGACGTCACGGACGATCTGGTTGTCGCCTTACCAACCAGCGCAGGTAAAACGCGAGTGGCCGAGATTGCAGCGTTGATGACCCTTTCGTCGGCGCGCCGGGTACTGATTGTCACGCCGCTGCGCGCGCTGTCCGCACAAACCGAGCGATCCTTCAGAAAAACCTTCGCGCCTCTCGGCTTCAGCGTCTCCTCACTTTACGGTGCCAGCGGCCTTTCGGCAGGCGATGAAGACGCATTGCGCACTCGCGAAATCATCATCGCGACACCTGAGAAGCTCGACTTCGCACTGCGAAGCGACCCATCTCTGATAGACGATGTCGGTCTCATCGTCCTCGACGAAGGCCACATGATTGGTCCGAGCGAGCGTGAAATCCGTTATGAGACGCTGGTCCAACGCCTGCTTCGGCGCACGGACGCGGAGAGCCGTAGGATTGTCTGTCTGTCCGCCATCCTGCCCAGCGGCGAAGAGCTAGACGATCTTACGGCATGGATACGCTCCGACGAACCCGGCGCGCCGGTGCTCTCAGACTGGCGTCCGACCCGACAACGATTTGGCACGCTCACTTGGCGGGGCCAAGACGCATTGCTTCGCCTCGATCTGAATCGCAATGGTCCGTTCATCGATAAATTTGTCGTGCAGAAACCGGCTAGAGGCAAAGAAAAATTACCCTACCCACGCAAGACGTCGCATCTCACCTTGTTCGCTGCATGGGAGTTCGCCGGCCAAGGAAAGAGGACGCTGATCTTTTCAACCCAAGCCAATTGGGTCGAAGGCTTCGGCAAACAAGTCGTGGACCTCTGCAAGCGTGGATATTTGGGCTCACTGCTGGAGGATGAGGCACCGATTGCCCGCGCTCTTGAGGTCGGCAAGGAGTGGTTGGGAGAAGACCACCCCGCCGTTGCCAGTCTGAAGGTAGGCGTCGCGATCCATCACGGTCGGCTTCCGAGCCCATTCCTGCGCGAATTGGAAACGCTGCTGTCCGAGGGCGTCTTGAAGGTCATCGTTGCATCGCCGACGCTCTCCCAAGGCCTCAATCTCAACGCTGCAGTTATGCTGGTGCCGTATCTGGTCCGCAGAGGCGAGAAGATCAAAGGCGAGGAGTTCGCAAATGTCGCCGGGCGAGCCGGCCGCGCTTTCGTGGACGTCGAAGGCCTCATCGTTCACGTGATGTTCGACAAGATCAGATGGCGAGAAAGAGAGTGGCGTGAGTTGGTTGCCTCCGCCAAGGCCCGCACACTGAAGAGCGGCCTCATCCAAATCGTCGCAGAGATCCTTGAGCGCCTGGCTCGTGAAGGCGTTCTGGAGCGCGATGACGCATGGGAATATCTCGCCAACGCCCGCGAAGCCTGGAGATCGCCAGCGGAGGAAGCCGCAGTCGCCGAGCGCTTGGCAGCCGGCGCGGAATATGACGCAGATGGCGGTGAAGATGAAGGCGGTGATGACGAGGGGGAGACCATCGACGAGGAACCGCTTTCGCAAATCGTTGAACGCCTCGATGCGACTGTTTTCGGATTGATCGAAGCGCTGGACGCCGACCGGGCGGATCTGCCAACGCTCTTGGACGAGGCGCTCAAAGGGTCGCTCTGGGCCCGCCAGATAGCCCGAGAGGACGAGGACATCGCGCCATTGCACAAGAAGGTGTTCGAGGCGCGCGCTGAACTCATATGGAAGTCCACTACAACGGATGCGCGGCGTGGACATTTCGCGATGGGTGTCGGGCTCGAGGCTGGGCTCGCCATTGATGCCATGGCAGACGAATTGGCCGATCTCCTCGATCAAGCCGACGCTGCTGCGCTGAGTGGCGATGTCGACGAACTTGTCGACGCCCTCTGTGGTCTCGGGGAACGCTTGTTGTTCATGCGGCCTTTCATTCCCGACAAGACGAACGCGCTACCGGGCAATTGGAAGGACATCCTGCGCCGTTGGGTGTCTGGCGACGATGTCGCCAATATTGGGCCTCAGAATATGCGGGCTGTCGAAGAGGCCTTCACCTATCGTTTGGTCTGGGCCTTGGAAGCTGTTCGTACCCGCCGCATGTCCCTCGGCTGGTCTCCAGAAACAGTGGTGGGGGGCGCCGCAGCAGCGGTCGAAACCGGCGTTCCACAATTCATGATGTCGATGCTGATCCGCGCGGGCCTTCCATCACGGCGCGCAGCCATGGCGGCAATCGAGGATGCCGAGCCAGCCTTCGTCACGCCCGCGGAGATGAGGGCCTGGCTCGAATCCGACGAGATCACAGCTTACACCGATGCTGGTGATTGGCCGACCCCCGACACGGCAGCGCTATGGGCGCGGTTCCGAACGGAGGCCCTGAGTGGCGGCATTCAGAAATGGTCGGTCGAACACTACAAGCGCCTGCTCGACACCGCGACCGCCCCACCTGCCGGCCTCTATCGGATTGTCACAGACGATGGAGATGGGCGGACCTGGATGGCGACGCCTGACTATCAGCGGGTGGCGGCATTCAAGAAATCGGCACTTGATCCGAAGCCCAGCCTGTTCTCGGGGCGGCTGCCGGGCAATACTAGGTTGGTGGAAGCGTTGCGCGTCGGCCGTGGGAAACTGCGCTGGCCACGGGCCAACACGTAG
- a CDS encoding restriction endonuclease, giving the protein MSASEGQDPEWREFERLVARIEADADPGNVTVTSPDRIRCKITGQLREVDASIRTRIGSAGVLLTIECRRRTAIQDVTWIEQLAAKKKAIGADRTIAVSASGFTDSAQKVAEQSGVSLRKLSEIGIEDVNSLLQVDFVLFWHKACAITRVGIRKFHSLDWKMPEPSDVDCTLPEDTDPFASIFRNEETGAAWSLNDLWLQLQEATDPFEGIERAQSPVFRTVCFPYPGEVTVTTPDGPVRLGDVILTVALWVEAEHIPFDEANRVEYSSGDIDAIQRVEFSSQRRMGKNQRISLQLPKHSESISDLRAGYFQPSNEK; this is encoded by the coding sequence ATGAGCGCCAGCGAAGGCCAAGATCCTGAATGGCGTGAATTCGAGCGTCTGGTTGCGCGAATAGAGGCTGATGCAGACCCCGGAAATGTGACTGTTACCTCTCCTGATCGTATCAGATGCAAGATTACAGGTCAGCTGCGAGAGGTCGATGCAAGTATCCGTACGCGGATTGGCTCCGCCGGAGTCCTTTTGACGATCGAGTGTCGGCGAAGGACTGCAATTCAGGATGTCACCTGGATCGAGCAACTGGCCGCAAAGAAAAAGGCGATTGGTGCAGATCGTACAATCGCGGTTAGTGCGTCAGGCTTTACCGACAGTGCCCAGAAGGTCGCCGAGCAAAGTGGTGTTTCTCTTCGAAAGCTCTCGGAAATCGGGATTGAGGATGTCAATTCATTGCTGCAGGTAGACTTCGTGCTCTTCTGGCACAAAGCGTGCGCCATCACACGAGTCGGTATTCGAAAATTTCACTCGCTCGATTGGAAGATGCCAGAGCCGTCGGATGTTGACTGTACGCTACCCGAGGACACGGACCCTTTCGCATCCATCTTTCGTAACGAGGAGACCGGCGCGGCCTGGTCTTTGAACGATCTTTGGCTCCAGCTTCAGGAGGCAACTGATCCGTTTGAAGGCATAGAAAGGGCCCAGTCACCCGTTTTCCGAACGGTGTGCTTTCCCTATCCCGGCGAGGTGACCGTCACGACTCCCGACGGACCCGTTCGGTTGGGAGACGTGATACTCACCGTTGCTCTCTGGGTAGAGGCAGAACACATTCCTTTCGATGAGGCCAACAGGGTCGAGTATTCATCCGGCGATATCGATGCCATCCAGCGCGTAGAATTTTCTTCGCAGCGGCGGATGGGAAAGAATCAGCGCATCTCCTTGCAGCTGCCTAAGCACTCTGAAAGTATTAGTGACCTAAGAGCAGGATATTTTCAGCCTTCCAACGAAAAATAG
- a CDS encoding three-Cys-motif partner protein TcmP — translation MVEKRYEWADGAKLEEHSRRKHKILREYVFDYLTVRCKLPQQERFRLAIVDGFAGGGRYQCGTPGSPLIFIEELRRATEAVNTQRVAQGLGAIEVECLLIFNDASRDAIELLKTHVAPLQADIAETCPKLHLRVEYLNEFFEKAYPKTRALLEQGRYRSVLFNLDQCGDSHVERDTIVDIMRTYPAAEIFYTFMISSLLAFLKKDQPDQLTARLDYLGLKTADIGELNGVMSKNDWLGTAEKIVFDVFRRCAPYVSPFSINNPGGWRYWLIHFANACRARQVYNNILHDNATMQAHFGRSGLNMLSYDPRHDEGMLYLFDSDARASAKSQLLGDIPRLVTETGDAMPVMDFYESIYNVTPAHADDIHTAIIENPDLEVITPAGGERRKANTIGINDVIKVKTQRSFFPMFFDAGADGKRRKR, via the coding sequence ATGGTCGAAAAAAGATACGAATGGGCAGATGGTGCGAAGCTCGAAGAGCATTCGCGGCGCAAACACAAGATTCTTCGTGAGTACGTCTTTGATTATCTTACCGTTCGCTGCAAATTACCCCAACAGGAACGTTTCAGGCTTGCAATAGTCGATGGTTTTGCTGGTGGGGGGCGTTACCAGTGCGGAACGCCCGGGTCCCCGCTGATTTTCATTGAAGAACTCAGGCGCGCGACTGAAGCGGTCAACACACAGCGGGTGGCGCAAGGTTTGGGCGCTATTGAGGTCGAGTGTCTTCTCATTTTTAATGATGCCAGCCGGGATGCGATCGAACTATTGAAGACCCATGTCGCGCCACTGCAGGCAGATATCGCGGAAACATGCCCGAAGCTGCATCTTCGCGTGGAGTACCTGAATGAGTTCTTCGAGAAAGCTTACCCGAAAACCAGGGCGTTGCTGGAGCAGGGCCGTTATCGAAGCGTATTGTTCAACTTAGACCAGTGCGGGGATAGCCACGTCGAGCGTGACACGATCGTCGACATCATGCGGACCTATCCAGCGGCTGAGATCTTCTACACGTTCATGATCAGTTCTCTGTTGGCCTTTTTGAAAAAGGACCAACCAGATCAACTCACTGCCCGACTGGACTATCTTGGGCTCAAGACCGCCGATATTGGTGAACTGAACGGGGTCATGAGCAAGAATGACTGGCTCGGCACGGCTGAAAAAATCGTTTTTGACGTCTTCCGGAGATGCGCTCCCTATGTAAGCCCGTTCTCGATTAATAACCCTGGTGGCTGGCGGTATTGGCTCATTCACTTCGCCAACGCTTGCCGTGCGCGGCAGGTCTACAACAACATCCTGCATGACAATGCAACGATGCAGGCACATTTCGGTCGGTCCGGCCTCAACATGCTGTCTTATGATCCGCGGCATGACGAAGGCATGCTCTATCTGTTCGACAGTGATGCCCGGGCGTCCGCGAAGAGCCAACTCCTGGGAGATATTCCGCGTCTTGTGACTGAGACTGGTGATGCGATGCCCGTCATGGATTTCTACGAGAGCATCTACAACGTCACACCCGCTCACGCCGATGACATTCATACGGCGATTATCGAGAACCCGGATCTTGAAGTCATTACACCTGCAGGCGGTGAGCGACGGAAAGCAAACACGATTGGGATCAATGACGTCATCAAGGTGAAGACACAGCGCAGCTTCTTCCCGATGTTCTTCGATGCCGGTGCGGACGGAAAGCGTCGCAAAAGATGA
- a CDS encoding DUF5131 family protein produces the protein MAETQIEWTDATWNPVAGCSIVTAGCTHCYAMEMAKRLEAMGVQKYAGLTRKTGRRTVWNGVVREDRQALTIPHRWRKPRKIFVNSMSDLFHDQVTDEFILDVWQVMRETPRHNYQILTKRPERMAELVSDRIGEVLPNVWLGTSIENAEVVDRIDDLRRSPAAIRFISFEPLIGAVGAIDLQDIHWAIVGGESGKSARPIREEWIDEIHAQCLTAGTAFFFKQWGTWGKDNKKRSKKANGREYRGRTWDEMPAAPQAVV, from the coding sequence ATGGCTGAAACACAGATTGAATGGACAGATGCCACGTGGAATCCGGTAGCGGGGTGTTCGATCGTTACAGCCGGCTGCACCCATTGTTATGCGATGGAAATGGCCAAGCGGCTCGAAGCGATGGGTGTCCAGAAATATGCAGGACTAACTCGCAAGACGGGTCGGAGGACCGTTTGGAATGGAGTCGTGCGTGAGGATCGGCAGGCACTGACGATTCCCCACAGATGGCGCAAGCCCCGAAAGATCTTCGTTAACTCGATGAGTGACCTCTTCCATGACCAGGTGACTGATGAATTCATATTGGACGTTTGGCAAGTCATGCGTGAAACGCCACGCCATAACTACCAGATTCTGACCAAGCGTCCCGAGCGTATGGCAGAGCTGGTCAGCGACCGCATCGGAGAGGTCCTGCCCAACGTTTGGCTTGGTACGAGCATCGAAAACGCTGAAGTCGTTGATCGCATCGATGACCTCCGCCGGTCACCTGCAGCGATCCGCTTCATTTCTTTTGAGCCGCTGATTGGTGCCGTTGGCGCAATTGATCTTCAGGATATTCACTGGGCGATTGTGGGCGGCGAAAGCGGAAAGTCCGCCCGTCCAATTCGCGAAGAATGGATTGATGAAATACATGCCCAATGCCTTACGGCAGGGACGGCATTTTTCTTCAAACAGTGGGGAACTTGGGGCAAGGACAACAAGAAGCGCTCGAAGAAGGCCAACGGGCGAGAATATCGTGGACGCACCTGGGACGAAATGCCTGCCGCCCCGCAAGCGGTTGTGTAA
- a CDS encoding PIN domain-containing protein → MSRYLLDTNIISNIVKPKPSEPLMKWMEAQRDEDLFIASLTIAEIRRGILEKPRGKKRDALDAWFSGPEGPQELFMDRILDFDDKAALIWARLMADGTSTGRPRSTLDVIIAAVAGANDCVVVTENEKDFSDIQFINPLRGTD, encoded by the coding sequence GTGAGCCGTTACCTTCTAGACACCAACATCATCAGCAATATCGTCAAGCCGAAGCCATCTGAACCTCTAATGAAATGGATGGAAGCTCAGCGGGATGAGGACCTCTTCATCGCATCGCTGACCATAGCCGAAATCCGACGCGGCATTCTGGAAAAACCACGTGGCAAGAAGCGCGATGCACTTGATGCTTGGTTTTCAGGGCCGGAAGGCCCGCAGGAATTGTTCATGGACCGAATCTTGGACTTTGACGACAAGGCTGCCTTGATATGGGCACGACTTATGGCGGATGGGACGTCTACGGGTCGTCCGCGGAGCACGTTGGATGTGATTATCGCCGCCGTCGCGGGAGCCAACGATTGCGTGGTGGTAACAGAAAACGAAAAAGATTTCTCCGATATCCAGTTCATCAACCCGTTACGCGGTACTGACTGA
- a CDS encoding recombinase family protein: MADQFRMCRLYAEKQGWQIVEEYSDHAISGASLLRPGIQALISDAAHGRFNVILAEAMDRLSRDQEDIAGIFKRMSYADVKLVTLSEGEVTHLHVGLKGTMNALFLKDLADKTRRGLRGRVESGKSGGGLCYGYNVVRTADPDERGHREINTAEAGIIQRIFKDYLEGKSSRTIAMTLNREGVPGPQGKEWGPSTIHGNPKRGTGILNNELYIGKLVWNRLRYMKDPDTGKRVSRPNPESEWVVQEVPELAFIDQSLWDAVKARQASLAFDKSEKSSNPMNNRRRPKHLFGGLIKCGCCGGGYSMISKDLMGCSTARNKGTCDNRVNIRRDALEASILNGLRKHLMEPELFKEFCAEFTKEVNRLRMERGADLEVWKSELERTDRELDKMVDAILQGFPPAKLKDKAEKLETRKAELTELLANADEPPPLLHPNMAQIYQDRIGQLYENLQREEERAQAAEVFRSLVDQVTLIPEDGELAIVLRGDLGAILRFAAGKKNPDFLSETEAFDNLLSQGSLVAGGRNRRSLRNGGMNAKTPATVSTEVSQVSLVAGVGFEPTTFRL, translated from the coding sequence ATTGCAGATCAGTTCCGGATGTGTCGGCTCTACGCCGAGAAGCAGGGCTGGCAGATCGTCGAGGAATACTCGGACCATGCAATCTCGGGCGCCTCACTGCTCCGACCAGGCATTCAGGCCCTAATCTCCGATGCCGCACACGGCCGCTTCAACGTGATCCTCGCAGAGGCGATGGACCGACTCTCCCGGGACCAAGAAGATATCGCCGGCATCTTCAAGCGCATGTCCTATGCTGATGTGAAGCTCGTTACCCTTTCCGAAGGCGAGGTCACGCATCTGCATGTCGGCCTTAAGGGTACAATGAACGCGCTGTTCCTCAAGGATCTCGCCGACAAGACTCGCCGTGGCCTGCGCGGCCGGGTTGAGAGCGGAAAATCCGGAGGCGGTCTCTGCTACGGATATAACGTCGTACGCACCGCCGATCCGGACGAGCGCGGTCACCGGGAGATCAACACCGCCGAGGCAGGCATCATCCAGCGCATCTTCAAGGATTATCTTGAAGGCAAGTCCTCCCGCACCATTGCCATGACGCTGAATCGTGAGGGCGTCCCTGGGCCGCAAGGCAAAGAATGGGGGCCCTCCACAATCCACGGAAACCCCAAGCGTGGCACAGGCATCCTGAACAATGAGCTCTATATCGGCAAGCTGGTCTGGAATCGCCTGCGCTACATGAAGGATCCGGATACCGGCAAGCGCGTCTCGCGCCCCAACCCGGAGAGCGAATGGGTCGTTCAGGAGGTGCCGGAGCTCGCATTCATTGACCAGTCCCTATGGGATGCCGTGAAGGCGCGGCAAGCCAGCCTTGCCTTTGACAAATCCGAGAAGAGTTCAAACCCTATGAACAACCGGCGTCGCCCAAAGCACCTTTTCGGGGGGCTTATAAAGTGCGGCTGCTGCGGAGGGGGATACTCGATGATCTCGAAAGACCTCATGGGGTGCTCAACGGCCCGCAACAAGGGCACTTGTGACAACCGAGTGAACATCCGACGCGATGCACTGGAGGCTTCGATTCTGAACGGCCTCAGGAAGCATCTGATGGAACCTGAACTGTTCAAGGAATTCTGTGCCGAGTTCACAAAGGAGGTAAACCGCCTTCGCATGGAACGCGGAGCTGATCTGGAAGTATGGAAGAGTGAGCTGGAGCGCACTGATAGGGAGCTGGACAAAATGGTAGATGCCATTTTGCAGGGATTTCCGCCAGCCAAGCTGAAGGACAAGGCCGAGAAGCTTGAGACGCGCAAAGCCGAACTAACCGAACTCTTGGCCAATGCCGACGAGCCTCCGCCCTTGCTGCACCCGAACATGGCGCAGATCTACCAGGATCGGATCGGCCAGCTCTATGAGAATCTCCAGCGCGAAGAAGAGCGAGCACAAGCTGCCGAGGTGTTTCGTTCCCTTGTGGATCAAGTGACCCTTATCCCGGAGGACGGCGAACTTGCCATTGTGCTGCGTGGAGATCTGGGTGCCATCCTGCGCTTTGCTGCAGGAAAGAAAAACCCCGACTTCCTTTCGGAGACCGAGGCTTTTGACAACCTGCTATCGCAGGGATCGTTGGTTGCGGGAGGGCGCAACAGACGATCACTGCGGAATGGGGGTATGAATGCAAAAACCCCCGCGACGGTGTCAACGGAGGTTTCGCAAGTATCGTTGGTTGCGGGGGTAGGATTTGAACCTACGACCTTCAGGTTATGA
- a CDS encoding DUF2589 domain-containing protein, producing the protein MSHSLQTLLEGIYASVLEARRFVNLQHLQLFQSYFETKIVKDPATGEEVEVYVPRLLAMATSRGVGADERYDIIEAPAITLVPMSTLNIDTLEIEFEAKLASFEIKPREDDTEKEAPEENTEDKPEEPEQAEAEEEDTFTVIRRTIDDLFDTASEITVMTKGDSFESSASPAKVKVTFKMTNPPEGVELIQEQLLDYLRSSS; encoded by the coding sequence TTGAGCCATTCGCTTCAGACCTTGCTGGAAGGGATTTACGCCTCTGTGCTCGAAGCACGGCGCTTCGTGAACCTCCAGCATCTCCAGCTCTTCCAGTCCTATTTCGAGACAAAGATCGTCAAGGATCCCGCCACGGGAGAGGAGGTCGAAGTCTATGTGCCCCGGTTGCTGGCGATGGCGACCAGCCGGGGTGTCGGGGCAGACGAACGCTATGACATCATCGAGGCCCCGGCGATCACGCTTGTGCCCATGTCGACGTTGAATATCGACACGCTGGAGATCGAGTTCGAAGCAAAACTTGCCAGTTTCGAAATCAAGCCGCGCGAGGACGACACCGAAAAAGAGGCGCCGGAAGAGAACACAGAGGACAAGCCGGAAGAGCCTGAACAGGCCGAAGCGGAGGAGGAGGACACCTTCACGGTCATCCGCCGCACGATCGACGATCTCTTCGATACCGCCAGCGAAATCACCGTGATGACCAAGGGCGACAGCTTTGAATCCAGCGCATCGCCCGCCAAGGTGAAGGTCACCTTCAAGATGACCAACCCGCCGGAAGGCGTCGAACTCATTCAGGAACAACTGCTCGATTATTTAAGATCATCATCATAA
- a CDS encoding DUF2589 domain-containing protein yields MAKAPATNGDGNGSGGGGGTEIGNELSGVPLEYLIGAPLAAAIKAQKQLGHEMINFINMLAYGKEGATGNAGNKTVMTLPLELERPVTEADGSISTHKVTVAPPVLGLVPIPSLLIESVDINFTMEINSVTGSKENQDTETNVNAKAEANGLFYSGSLEVSGKVATQRENTRSTDKSAKYDITVHASQQPPTEGMARLMDLLASAVEPISTTKA; encoded by the coding sequence ATGGCGAAGGCACCTGCAACCAATGGCGACGGCAATGGCTCGGGCGGAGGCGGCGGCACCGAAATCGGCAACGAGCTGAGCGGGGTTCCCTTGGAATATCTCATCGGTGCGCCGCTGGCCGCCGCGATCAAGGCGCAGAAGCAGCTGGGCCACGAGATGATCAATTTCATCAATATGCTGGCCTATGGCAAGGAAGGCGCCACAGGCAATGCCGGCAACAAGACGGTGATGACCCTGCCGCTGGAGCTGGAGCGCCCGGTGACCGAAGCGGACGGGTCGATTTCGACCCACAAGGTCACGGTGGCGCCGCCGGTGCTGGGGCTGGTGCCGATCCCGTCCCTGCTGATCGAGTCGGTGGATATTAATTTCACCATGGAAATCAATTCGGTGACCGGGTCTAAGGAAAACCAGGACACGGAAACCAATGTGAATGCGAAAGCCGAGGCAAACGGGCTGTTCTACAGCGGCAGCCTCGAGGTCAGCGGCAAGGTGGCGACCCAGCGCGAGAATACGCGCTCGACGGACAAGTCGGCGAAATACGACATCACAGTTCATGCCAGTCAGCAGCCGCCGACGGAAGGCATGGCACGGTTGATGGATCTGCTGGCGAGTGCGGTCGAGCCGATCAGCACGACCAAGGCCTAA